In a single window of the Mesorhizobium shangrilense genome:
- a CDS encoding D-amino-acid transaminase, whose product MARTVFIHGRFLPEEEARIGLFDRGFLFGDAVYEVTAVIAGRMIDNDLHLARLERSLRELHIPVPHPRAEIEAVQAKLIALNGLTDGTVYLQVSRGEADRDFLYPETITPRLVGFTQAKTLTGTRAQREGITVDLADDPRWHRRDIKTSMLLGQIMAKHAARGRGFDDVWLVEAGLVTEGASSTAHIITADGRILTRAASQATLAGCTQRAIARLCETEGLHLEERAFTPEEAQESAEAFQTSASSLVMPVVRIGSRVIGDGKPGPRTRRLQSLYLEAAGVPS is encoded by the coding sequence ATGGCACGAACTGTATTCATCCATGGTCGTTTTCTCCCGGAGGAGGAAGCCCGGATTGGCTTGTTCGATCGCGGCTTTCTGTTCGGCGACGCGGTGTACGAAGTGACGGCGGTGATCGCAGGGCGGATGATCGACAATGATTTGCACCTTGCCAGGCTGGAACGCTCACTCAGAGAACTTCACATCCCGGTTCCCCATCCTCGCGCCGAGATCGAGGCGGTTCAGGCGAAACTGATTGCCCTCAACGGACTCACGGACGGCACCGTCTACCTGCAAGTCTCACGCGGAGAAGCCGACCGTGACTTTCTCTATCCCGAAACGATCACGCCAAGACTGGTCGGCTTCACGCAGGCCAAAACGCTGACAGGCACCAGGGCGCAGCGCGAAGGCATCACGGTAGATCTCGCGGACGATCCACGATGGCATCGCCGCGACATTAAAACGTCAATGCTGCTCGGGCAGATCATGGCCAAGCATGCGGCCCGCGGCCGCGGCTTCGATGATGTCTGGTTGGTCGAGGCAGGGCTTGTCACCGAAGGCGCGTCCTCGACCGCCCACATCATCACCGCCGACGGGCGCATTCTCACCCGCGCCGCCTCGCAGGCGACCTTGGCGGGTTGTACCCAGCGCGCGATTGCCCGCCTCTGTGAGACCGAAGGGCTACATCTCGAGGAGCGGGCTTTCACGCCGGAAGAAGCGCAGGAATCGGCAGAAGCGTTCCAGACCTCGGCATCGAGCCTCGTCATGCCGGTCGTGCGCATCGGCAGCAGGGTGATCGGCGACGGCAAGCCAGGCCCGAGAACGCGACGCCTGCAGTCTCTTTATCTGGAAGCGGCGGGGGTGCCGTCCTAG
- a CDS encoding dihydrofolate reductase family protein, producing the protein MAKLVYLLNQSLDGYVDHMAFAPDAALFRHFIDDVRGLAGSVYGRRMYEVMRYWDEDRPEWDEAQRDYAVAWRSQPKWVVSRSLKSVGPNATLVKDDVEAAIRGLKAQLDGKIEVSGPELAGGLTDLGLVDEYQLYLHPFVLGGGKPYFAGPRPPLRLVASDRIGKDVIRLTYVPA; encoded by the coding sequence ATGGCGAAGCTCGTCTATTTATTGAATCAGTCGCTGGACGGCTATGTCGACCACATGGCATTTGCGCCGGATGCTGCGCTTTTTCGTCATTTCATCGACGACGTGCGCGGCTTGGCCGGCAGTGTATACGGTCGCCGCATGTACGAGGTGATGCGGTATTGGGACGAAGATCGCCCCGAGTGGGACGAGGCACAACGTGACTACGCGGTGGCGTGGCGGAGCCAACCGAAGTGGGTCGTGTCGCGCTCGTTGAAGTCGGTTGGCCCGAACGCCACCCTGGTCAAGGATGATGTGGAGGCGGCGATACGCGGGCTGAAAGCTCAGCTCGATGGGAAGATTGAAGTTTCCGGACCAGAGTTGGCGGGCGGTTTGACCGACCTGGGCCTTGTCGACGAGTATCAGTTGTACCTCCATCCCTTTGTGCTCGGCGGCGGCAAGCCATACTTCGCCGGGCCGCGCCCCCCGCTGCGCCTCGTGGCGAGCGATCGCATCGGCAAAGACGTGATCAGGTTGACCTACGTCCCAGCATAG